One genomic window of Cricetulus griseus strain 17A/GY chromosome 3, alternate assembly CriGri-PICRH-1.0, whole genome shotgun sequence includes the following:
- the LOC100770321 gene encoding olfactory receptor 14C36, with protein sequence MANSTLVTEFLLEVFAETWELRLLLSVLFLLVYLGSLLGNFTIIIATTVDPTLNTPMYFFLRNLSILDMCYVSVTVPNACVNSLTDHRNISMTGCAAQIFLVFFCACVEILFLAVMAQDRYVAICKPLLYPMIMSHQVCIQMTLASLFSCLVIAGMHTIKTFQLSFCHSNMVPQFFCDIPSLLRLSCSDTFINKLLILLTAIGVSGSCFIFIAISYVRILSTVMRVPVKGERGKAFSTCVPHIIVVSLFLSSGAYVYLRTPVTSEVVQEMTLSVLYTIVPPFLNPIIYSLRNKQIKEAVRKVILRIFFRV encoded by the coding sequence ATGGCCAATTCCACCCTGGTGACTGAGTTCCTCCTGGAGGTTTTTGCTGAGACATGGGAACTCAGGCTCCTCCTCAGTGTACTGTTCCTACTGGTGTACTTGGGCAGCCTTTTAGGGAACTTTACCATCATCATTGCTACCACAGTTGACCCGACCCTgaacacacccatgtacttcttcctcaggAATCTATCCATCTTAGACATGTGCTATGTTTCTGTCACTGTCCCCAATGCCTGTGTCAACTCTCTCACTGACCACAGGAATATTTCTATGACTGGGTGTGCAGCTCAGATCTTTTTGGTCTTCTTTTGTGCTTGTGTAGAGATTCTCTTTCTTGCTGTCATGGCTCaggaccgctatgtggccatctgtaagCCTCTCCTCTACCCTATGATCATGAGTCACCAAGTCTGTATTCAGATGACATTGGCTTCCCTATTTAGCTGCCTTGTCATTGCAGGTATGCACACTATCAAAACATTCCAGCTTTCCTTCTGTCATTCTAACATGGTACCCCAGTTCTTCTGTGATATCCCTTCTTTGCTGAGACTTTCTTGCTCAGACACTTTTATCAACAAACTATTAATTCTTCTGACTGCCATTGGGGTCAGTGGTAGCTGCTTTATCTTCATTGCTATATCATATGTTCGAATATTATCAACTGTGATGAGGGTTCCTGTCAAAGGAGAGCGAGGGAAGGCTTTTTCCACCTGTGTCCCTCACATTATTGTggtgtctttgtttctttcttctggtgCCTACGTGTATCTAAGAACTCCAGTAACATCAGAAGTAGTTCAGGAAATGACACTTTCTGTATTATATACCATCGTTCCACCATTCTTAAATCCTATCATATATAGTCTTAGAAACAAACAGATAAAGGAGGCTGTGAGGAAAGTAATATTAAGGATTTTTTTCAgagtttaa